The segment AAATAGAGAAAATCAGATCTCCCCTGGCTTGCCCTATCCTCACCCCAGGTGATACTAGCCTGGTCTTGTGGTGCTTTGCCACTGTCACAGGTGTGGTAGTGGATTTTGTTGTCTTAACATACTGAACTGGGATGCAAGTACAGCTCCTGTGAAGCCGTGCAGAGAGGAGAGCTGTGTGTTGGTGCTCACTTGGCAAAGGAGACTCCCTGCTGTCCTGTGATACCTTAATCTCACTGTCACTGGCGAGAAACCCTAAATATGTAGGTTTTTAGTTCTAACATGGATTTACTAGTTTAAGGTGGTCTGGTTTGAGTACTAGCTGTGCTTGTAATTACTAGCATTCTAAAGCTACCTTTAATTTTGCTCTTGGATGGAAAAGGTCGCTTTTTAAGGCACTCCAAAATACCTCCCTAAACATTAATAGCTACCTGGATTTTTGAAAGCCTGTAGGAATGACGTTTGGTTTAGTATGCATTGGTTTACTACTAACAGGAATAACTGCAAGACTTACCTTCCAGTGCATGCTAAGAGCCACCTCAGAGGAGCCGAAGAGGCAAATGTGTATTGTGTAAACAGGATCAGTAAAGCCGATTGctggttttactttgctttttgtctgaAGTAGCTGTTAGAACTGGCTGCTCGAGCTACTCACTGCTTGTAGTCTAGAGAGTAGCTAGTGGATCTTTATGGTGGGAAAGGTGTTACTTGCAGCAGCTGTTCGGCTGTGCCCATAGATTAGCTTTCTCCTGAGTTAAGGGATCCTGTGTTAACACTTGCAGGAATATATTCATGTGTAAGGAATGGAACATAGGCTTTAAAAATCTATTGTGGTGCCGCTTGATCAGTAGAGGACAAATACAACCCCCCTGGAACTGTACGGAGTTACTTGTATAAACACAGTCTCAACATTAAAGTTGTTAGCAGAGTGGGTGGGACAGGCTTTGTTGGGGTGGGACACTGTCCAGCTGAAACAGATGGGAGTGCAATGGCCACTTAGTATCTTTCCAAACACTGTTATCTGGGTCTAGCTTTAGCTTCTGGGCAGGAGTGTGAACTTGATATGCTTCACACACATGAAAAGAAGGAGCCTGTCGAATAcattgtgattttatttttttttaatgtttgcataAAGTTTTTTTCACCAGTTGCAATGTCTTGCCTTCTGGTTTGTTGAGAGGAGGAAGATCCAAACTTCATGCGTTTTTCCATCATATCTTTATATTCTTGTGATCATCAGGTAGTTAcgacatttcttttccttgttgcaGCTTGTAGAGACCtcattaaaaggagaaatagtCTTTGACCCCAGAAGCGCTTATTACCTCTGGTTTGTAATGGATTTCTGTGATGGAGGAGATATGAACGAGTACCTGTTGTCCCGAAAGCCGAACCGCAAGACCAACACCAGTTTCATGCTTCAGCTGAGCAGCGCACTGGCATTCCTGcataaaaatcagattattcATCGTGATCTCAAGCCTGACAATATTCTGATATCTCAGAGCAGGATGGACGCTAGTGACTCGGAGCCTACCCTGAAAGTAGCTGATTTTGGGCTGAGCAAGGTATGTTCAGCCTCAGGACAGAATCCTGAGGAACCGGTCAATGTAAATAAGTGTTTTTTATCAACTGCGTGTGGAACTGACTTCTATATGGCCCCCGAAGTCTGGGAAGGACACTACACTGCCAAAGCAGACATCTTTGCGTTGGGGATTATAATCTGGGCAATGTTGGAAAGAATCACGTTCATAGATACGGAAACAAAGAAAGAACTTCTGGGGAGTTATGTCAAGCAGGGGACGGTGATCGTGCCTGTTGGAGAGGCGCTTCTAGAAAACCCTAAAATGGAACTGCTCATCCCTGTGAAGAAAAAATCCATGAACGCTCAAATGAAACAGCTGATCAAGGAGATGCTGGCTGCCAACCCGCAGGACCGACCCGACGCTTTTGAACTGGAACTGCGATTAGTCAACATAGCTTTTAAAGACAGCAGCTGGGATACGTGACCTGCCGAGTTGTGTGTCTCTCCGTAGAGCTGCTTCTCACCTAATAGATGGTGCAACTTAATGGCAGTAAAAGAAATGAGCCTGAACTCAAACCTGCAGGGTGTAGTTTCTATCAAACGAATCTGAGTTTCAGAAATGATACAAATGTGAGTCGGCTGTTGTGTTAACAATGCGTTGATGTGTATAATACCAGGATGTTACATGCAAGTGTAAGATGTGATGATGTTAGTTTGTCTATGCTGGCTGTGGGATGTCTTAAGAGCTGAGACTTGATTTCCAGCACTGTCATGGAGTATTTCGTACATTCCAGTTTCCTATGTCAGTATTAGGGACTcttatggaggaaaaaaaaaaaaaggatttgcatGCTGGTAGTGCAAATCTTCAGGCTTTGTAAAGTAAttctgtgtatatatttatgtatatgaGTGACTGGGAGTGTATGCcacttttcttaaattatttgctATGGGTCTGAATGATTGGGGTCTGCTAGAAAACTAGGTGAAGAAGATAAATGAGAAACattccttcttctccaggcCTGAAtaactttattatttattttttgttatctAATGTCAAAGATGGGGTCTGAGACTTGACTTTGTAGACAGAAAATGCAATGGGATCAGGAGTTTTTAAAGTGCCGACTTGGCCAAGCTTAGCACTTACAGCTTAATGAGCTCGTCACTGAGGGAGTCAAATTAAAAACGTATGCAATCAGGTGCTAGCGTATTGGCTAGTTCATTAATCAGtcaattttgctttcttctagtAATCGAATACTTTATTAATCAGTTAATCTACAGTTTCACAACATGCTTTCTACTCTTGAGTCTATAATCCAATAACACCTTGGGTCCTGCAAATAGAGTACAGTGAACTTAATTTATGGAAGTGTGGATGAGGGAATCCAGCAGCatagaacattatttttaagactcTTCAAAATATGGTTGCAGCACAGTTTTGTTGTTAACTGAATCAAATA is part of the Balearica regulorum gibbericeps isolate bBalReg1 chromosome 22, bBalReg1.pri, whole genome shotgun sequence genome and harbors:
- the PDIK1L gene encoding serine/threonine-protein kinase PDIK1L, with translation MVSSQPKYDLIREVGRGSYGVVYEAVVRKTSARVAVKKIRCHAPENVELALREFWALSSIKSQHPNVIHLEECILQKDGMVQKMSHGSSSSLYLQLVETSLKGEIVFDPRSAYYLWFVMDFCDGGDMNEYLLSRKPNRKTNTSFMLQLSSALAFLHKNQIIHRDLKPDNILISQSRMDASDSEPTLKVADFGLSKVCSASGQNPEEPVNVNKCFLSTACGTDFYMAPEVWEGHYTAKADIFALGIIIWAMLERITFIDTETKKELLGSYVKQGTVIVPVGEALLENPKMELLIPVKKKSMNAQMKQLIKEMLAANPQDRPDAFELELRLVNIAFKDSSWDT